One genomic region from Podarcis raffonei isolate rPodRaf1 chromosome 16, rPodRaf1.pri, whole genome shotgun sequence encodes:
- the LOC128404267 gene encoding extracellular matrix protein 1-like, with product MADIITRKAEGGPEKFPPARPSAKNIGNICKDGSKKLSQGLKGSGYSNVYDKANVLVDLGGALGKCCQQSEKEKLPCSQKAWSALLNKMCEQQGAVKMEQNKCCLMDGAAMENCFDQNSRFPNYDFKN from the exons atggcggataTTATTACAA gAAAGGCTGAAGGAGGGCCAGAAAAATTCCCACCTGCCCGCCCCAGTGCCAAGAATATCGGGAACATCTGCAAGGATGGGAGTAAGAAGCTGTCCCAGGGCCTGAAAGGCTCCGGTTACTCAAACGTCTATGACAAGGCTAATGTCCTCGTGGATCTGGGAGGCGCACTGGGCAAGTGCTGCCAGCAGTCTGAAAAAGAGAAGCTCCCTTGCTCCCAGAAAGCA TGGTCAGCCCTCTTGAACAAGATGTGCGAACAGCAAGGCGCAGTAAAGATGGAACAGAATAAGTGCTGCCTAATGGATGGTGCCGCCATGGAAAACTGTTTTGACCAGAATTCCCGCTTCCCAAATTACGATTTCAAGAATTGA